The genomic stretch TGAGAAACAAAGGCGGAATAGATATCGTTGTGGACATAAAATCTTTCAGCACCGGCACAATTCTGCCCACTAGATTGCAGAGCAGCTCTAACGGCAACTTGAACAACCTTCAAACGGGAAAAGATGACAGATTAGTTTCAGTACACTGCTAGGACTTGTTGAAGAAAATATGCTGTTCATGAAATAGGCAACACAAACTATCCTTACATTGGGTAAATCTACATCTTCACACACAATAAATGAATCTTTGCCACCAAGCTCAAGAGTTACAGGTATTAGAGTCTCCGATGCTCTTTGCATGATCTGTAATAAGCAGAAAACTTAAGGCTTTAGAAACAGAGGAAATGACTGAGGGAAGAAACACTTAACAATGGACATATACAAAAATACAGGCACCTAAAATATCGGAGAAGTATATGTTAGAAGATAGGTCATGGCTACATAATTCCTATAAAAATAGTTGTGCATCGTGCTGCAGACAGAATATCTAATACACTGATACACATGTAGTCCTTACACCTGTCACATTGTGGCAATTGCTCAAGGTCTATCTGGACACTGAACCTAGGAGTAAATATAAGCAATCAATTGATTTAGCAAACACTGAAGGTGTATTTATAGGTTAGACAGAATCCATCATGCTACATAGTACATACTGAAAATAAAGAATACGGATAGTTGCACGAGCTTAAGAAAACACTACTTCAGATGTGAGTTATACCATCTTTCCAACGCCAGGTGATCCCACAAATATTATTTTGTCGACTGAAGATACAAGAGCTTGGCCTGTTTCGGCAAAActtaaaacaaacaaaaatagaGACTAGGTAAGCGATGTGCACTTAGCATGTAAACTAAGAATATAGAAAACTACACTCATACCCAGTTATTATGTGCACCAGATTTTCAGGTGCACCAACAGCTGAAAGAGCTGCTTGTATGATACGAAAATAAAAGCAGCCTGACCAAGTCGCATGTTCAGAGACCTGTAAAAAGTCATTTTACCAATCAGAATAATCATGAATAGTGTTTAATGTACATCAGAAATCAGATGAAACAATACATTTCAGAGGCCTCCATAATGTCTACATGCAGCAGAAAGGCGCATATAACAGTCTGCATACATTTAACTTAGAAAAGCAAGGGAAAAAAGTTAATGACACAATGCGCTTCGATGTTGCCATGCCAACATTCCATCAGCACTCAGTACAAATGAAAAGATCCATCCAATAAAGCTCAATAGAGAAAAGTTCTACACTTGTTTGAGAAGGGCACTTTCTATGAACCAACATATGTTCAATATGCAATTTACTACTATCTGGGAAATGTATTAGGTTAACTGAAAAAGATAACAGAAGATACAGCACAAAAACAACAGCCATCAGCTTCAGTGGTGGCACATAACACACATAGATACAAATATTACTGAATAAGAAAACATTGACTAGTTGATCTATGAGTCTATGATGTGTCGTGTCCATGTAAACGGTTTGTTAAAGAACAGATTAGGCAATTTCAACCTTTTAGTATtcataagaagaaaaagaaacagtaGGTTCCATAGCTAGGGCCAAGCGCCCATCGACAAGGCAATGTGATTGACTTTTAACAAGTGAATTATGCCCAAAGAATACAAAGACGTTCTGGTGCTAGATCATGATGTTTACCTTTATCACTGCTGCATTACCAGAGAATAGTGCAGCCAGCATTGGATTAAAGACATTATGGAAGGGATAATTCCAAGATACAATCGCACCAATCACTCCAAGAGGGTAAAATTCAACTTTTGCTCTCTTGTGCAGCATTGATCTCCCAGTTGATCTGAGCAGCATAAGAGGCAAGTAGCCAAACGATATACTTAATTGGAGACAgataataagaaaaaaaaatcctgctAATGAATTAGTAATTCAGGCATCAAGAAAGGAATGGAAAACTTATTCCTATATCCAGGTCATGATGTGCATCATTACATAAAGACCTAGATTTCACTTTGCCTTAAGATTCTTAATTTCCAGAGTCCATAAATATTGGCCTACTAAACAATGGTGCACAGCACCACAAAGTAAGTGTAGTCCAACAAAATTTTCATATTCAACACTTAAAGTCAAGTGCTCTATGTCTCAAATCATATGAAAGGTAAACATGATTTTAATGCTTGACAACTTGAAGATAAACGGTGAAAGCAAAAACAAATTACAAACCTGACAGAAACAATTACTATTTACTTATTAACAGTCATCCAGACAAGCACTTGTTTACCTCTACCAGCAAGGATATAAGGTCCTAAGTTACTTTTCCATCATGTAGGAATAATTGTGAGCATTCTAACCTGTATTCAGGTTTTAACCACTTCTCACCCTCATCCAAAAGCCAGGTAATCTTCTCGCATGTGGTCATTATCTCTCCTAATGAAGCATCAACCATAGTCTTTCCAGTGTCCCGAGATGATACCCTGCACCATAAACAGGACTGAGCTCAGTCTTCCAGATGGCAGGATGTGTGAACATGTGTAACACAAAGTGGGGGCTTACTCGCATATGAGATCCTGATTTTCAAGTATATACTTGAGAAGGATACGTAGAAACTGGCGCCTTTGCTTGAAGCTGCTTTTTGCCCATATCTTTTGAGCTTTCCTGGCTTGTGCAACATGTTCCTTGACCTAATTAGTTAAAGAATTCGCCACAATCAAACCCAAATAGAGCCACATTAATGAGGTCCAAAATACTGCAAGAGCGTAACAATCTTTATGCGATCTCCAACTATTTGCCGGTCCAGATTAATCTCTAGTTTGTGCTCAAGAGACCCTACCTAAGTATAGCAGGACAGGGACATACCTCATCAGGAGTCAATGCAGGGAAATACCCCAAGTATTTCATGGTTGCTGGTTCATAGCATTGGACCTTGTCGGTCTGAGCTGCTTTGCCCTTTCTCGGTATCTGCAGAAACGCAACAAGTTGGAATGATACATTCCGTCAATTGATAAACACGATGAGCCAAAAACAAATTTCTGTTGCAATTACAGCTATCACGGTGGCCACAACAGGACATTTCAAACTGTCAGTGCTTCAGCACCCAGGTGGAAGCAAATCACCTCTGCACCCGTAGAGAAAAG from Setaria italica strain Yugu1 chromosome II, Setaria_italica_v2.0, whole genome shotgun sequence encodes the following:
- the LOC101774407 gene encoding aldehyde dehydrogenase 22A1 isoform X1, whose protein sequence is MKYLGYFPALTPDEVKEHVAQARKAQKIWAKSSFKQRRQFLRILLKYILENQDLICEVSSRDTGKTMVDASLGEIMTTCEKITWLLDEGEKWLKPEYRSTGRSMLHKRAKVEFYPLGVIGAIVSWNYPFHNVFNPMLAALFSGNAAVIKVSEHATWSGCFYFRIIQAALSAVGAPENLVHIITGFAETGQALVSSVDKIIFVGSPGVGKMIMQRASETLIPVTLELGGKDSFIVCEDVDLPNVVQVAVRAALQSSGQNCAGAERFYVHNDIYSAFVSQVVKIVKSICVGPPLSGRYDMGAICMMEHSEKLQNLVNDALDKGAEIAVRGSFGHLGEDAVDQFFPPTVLVNVNHTMKIMQEEAFGPILPIMKFSSDEEAIKLANDSKYGLGCAVFSGNQKRAIRIASQLHCGVAAINDFASSYMCQSLPFGGVKDSGFGRFAGIEGLRACCLVKAVVEDRFWPYIKTMIPKPIQYPVSKHGFEFQELLVQTLYGYSVWDRLRSLVNLVKMITEQNSAPAPSTTTKKRR
- the LOC101774407 gene encoding aldehyde dehydrogenase 22A1 isoform X2, whose protein sequence is MAFWWPLLVLAAAYALCRLLLFLIPPTVPSIDVDASDGTCWAKEDSFIYIPRKGKAAQTDKVQCYEPATMKYLGYFPALTPDEVKEHVAQARKAQKIWAKSSFKQRRQFLRILLKYILENQDLICEVSSRDTGKTMVDASLGEIMTTCEKITWLLDEGEKWLKPEYRSTGRSMLHKRAKVEFYPLGVIGAIVSWNYPFHNVFNPMLAALFSGNAAVIKVSEHATWSGCFYFRIIQAALSAVGAPENLVHIITGFAETGQALVSSVDKIIFVGSPGVGKMIMQRASETLIPVTLELGGKDSFIVCEDVDLPNVVQVAVRAALQSSGQNCAGAERFYVHNDIYSAFVSQVVKIVKSICVGPPLSGRYDMGAICMMEHSEKLQNLVNDALDKGAEIAVRGSFGHLGEDAVDQFFPPTVLVNVNHTMKIMQEEAFGPILPIMKFSSDEEAIKLANDSKYGLGCAVFSGNQKRAIRIASQLHCGVAAINDFASSYMCQSLPFGGVKDSGFGRFAGIEGLRACCLVKAVVEDRFWPYIKTMIPKPIQYPVSKHGFEFQELLVQTLYGYSVWDRLRSLVNLVKMITEQNSAPAPSTTTKKRR